One window of Leifsonia sp. AK011 genomic DNA carries:
- a CDS encoding endonuclease/exonuclease/phosphatase family protein, with amino-acid sequence MRVISYNLRKHRAIGELAALAQTPDLDAICVQEVISSDLPAEIGGLTLAGSTRNNRLGLAVYYRKERYDHLESRAYELKKSLHDLIFSPTPERLVGSRLVDRETGHELVLASFHAAPLTALNSLRREQIKAAHELLQELGSGAPIIMVGDYNYPLFKDNLGERVAKTGYDLSLSDRMTYTAYKFFRGHFDFVTSQGFTIESVETLARGSSDHIPILVTATYGDPDYKRAGKEL; translated from the coding sequence ATTCGTGTCATCAGCTACAACCTTCGTAAGCACCGTGCAATCGGCGAACTCGCGGCCCTGGCTCAGACGCCCGACCTCGACGCGATCTGCGTGCAGGAGGTCATATCCTCCGACCTCCCCGCCGAGATCGGTGGCCTGACCCTTGCCGGGTCGACCCGCAACAACCGGCTCGGTCTTGCCGTCTACTACCGCAAGGAGCGGTACGACCATCTGGAGAGCCGCGCCTACGAGCTCAAGAAGTCGTTGCACGACCTGATCTTCTCCCCAACGCCGGAACGCCTCGTGGGGTCGCGCCTGGTCGACAGGGAGACTGGCCATGAGCTCGTGCTCGCGTCGTTCCACGCCGCTCCGCTCACAGCACTCAACTCGCTGCGGCGTGAGCAGATCAAGGCGGCCCACGAACTGCTCCAGGAGCTCGGCTCCGGCGCGCCGATCATCATGGTCGGGGACTACAACTACCCGCTGTTCAAGGACAACCTGGGGGAGCGCGTGGCCAAGACCGGCTACGACCTGTCCCTGAGCGACCGCATGACTTACACGGCGTACAAGTTCTTCCGCGGGCACTTCGACTTCGTGACATCCCAGGGCTTCACGATCGAGAGCGTCGAGACTCTGGCGCGCGGGTCCTCGGACCACATCCCGATCCTCGTGACGGCGACGTACGGCGACCCCGACTACAAGCGCGCAGGCAAAGAGCTCTAG
- a CDS encoding DnaJ domain-containing protein, with protein sequence MPESPLDLSPYEVLGVAASASQEDLRRAFRRALRETHPDTGGDPHRFTAVQLAWQRVGTSEARAAYDAGRRADPTATFGARTSSPRTDSRPKARSYGHPGGWRRERYLEQIREWAGRGVTLDDPYDARLVRDAPQPIRRALADALAEEQTARTLSSLGIGYTIWHDVATGTPGGKVDHVVLGPTGLWAMMSEDFGGPVRVRRGELIGESLAGERPVHELAVGAKALSRAWKVRFNGLVIVAPDSAIEEPSIQLGSIRGARVVVTRQSTLSMLLRTGIPGTTPIGGNELFDVRTRIAAGVRYI encoded by the coding sequence ATGCCCGAAAGTCCTCTCGACCTGAGCCCCTACGAGGTGCTGGGGGTTGCGGCATCCGCCTCGCAGGAGGACCTGCGCAGGGCCTTCCGCAGGGCGCTTCGGGAGACGCACCCCGATACCGGCGGAGATCCGCATCGCTTCACGGCCGTGCAGCTCGCGTGGCAGCGCGTCGGAACCTCGGAAGCTCGAGCGGCGTACGACGCGGGCCGCCGAGCGGATCCGACGGCAACCTTCGGGGCGCGGACGAGTTCACCCCGCACGGACTCACGACCGAAGGCGCGATCGTACGGTCACCCCGGCGGATGGCGACGTGAACGCTACCTCGAACAGATCCGCGAATGGGCTGGCAGAGGGGTGACGCTCGACGACCCCTACGACGCTCGCCTGGTGAGGGATGCTCCGCAGCCCATCCGTCGCGCACTCGCGGACGCCCTGGCGGAGGAGCAGACCGCGCGCACGCTGAGCTCCCTCGGAATCGGATACACGATCTGGCACGACGTGGCCACCGGAACACCAGGAGGCAAGGTCGACCACGTCGTACTCGGCCCTACAGGCCTCTGGGCGATGATGTCCGAGGACTTCGGCGGCCCGGTGCGAGTTCGGCGCGGGGAACTCATCGGGGAGTCGCTCGCGGGCGAGCGGCCGGTCCACGAGCTCGCCGTGGGGGCGAAGGCGCTGTCACGTGCGTGGAAGGTGCGCTTCAACGGTCTGGTGATCGTGGCTCCCGATTCCGCGATTGAGGAGCCGAGCATCCAGCTCGGATCCATACGCGGAGCGCGAGTCGTCGTCACGCGCCAGTCGACGCTGTCGATGCTGTTGCGCACCGGCATCCCCGGCACAACACCCATCGGGGGCAACGAACTGTTCGATGTCCGCACGCGCATCGCCGCTGGCGTGCGCTACATCTAG
- a CDS encoding M20/M25/M40 family metallo-hydrolase — translation MTQPDELDATARIAQDLIRFDTTNYGEGRSNGETDAAEYLGAHLEALGLTTEYVDAATGRTSVFARVPGTDPTKPALVLHGHTDVVPADPTNWSVDPFGGVIRDGMLWGRGAVDMKNMDAMIVASLQDILGSGRQPARDVVVAFFSDEENGGVFGSHYVVDNRPDIFAGATEAISEVGGYSVHLNGQRSYLLQTGEKALVWIRLIARGPAAHGSRIVRDNAVTKLARAVATLGSQEWPLRLTGTTEYLIAELARIMGVDAERVGPDELVLSTGTAAGFIQATLRTTSNPTLLKAGYKHNVIPDTAEALIDIRTLAGDEDAVLAEVQALVGDDIEIVVMHRDIGLENAFEGPLVTAMVDALGIHDPGAPVLPYLLSGGTDNKALSLLGIKGYGFAPLKLPADLNFPALFHGVDERVPLDALVFGRRVLTDLLLTY, via the coding sequence ATGACCCAGCCCGACGAGCTCGACGCAACAGCTCGGATCGCCCAGGATCTCATCCGCTTCGATACCACGAACTACGGCGAGGGTCGCTCCAATGGCGAGACCGATGCCGCGGAGTATCTCGGCGCACATCTCGAGGCATTGGGTCTCACCACGGAGTACGTGGATGCCGCGACCGGCCGGACGAGCGTCTTCGCCCGTGTACCGGGCACCGACCCCACCAAGCCAGCCCTCGTGCTTCACGGGCACACGGACGTCGTTCCAGCCGATCCCACCAACTGGAGCGTCGATCCCTTCGGCGGCGTCATCCGGGACGGCATGCTCTGGGGCCGCGGCGCCGTGGACATGAAGAACATGGACGCGATGATCGTCGCGTCCCTCCAGGACATCCTGGGTTCAGGTCGGCAGCCGGCTCGCGACGTCGTGGTCGCGTTCTTCTCCGACGAGGAGAACGGGGGAGTGTTCGGGTCCCACTACGTCGTGGATAACCGCCCCGACATATTCGCAGGAGCCACGGAGGCGATCAGCGAAGTGGGCGGATACTCGGTCCATCTGAACGGTCAACGCTCGTACCTGCTCCAGACGGGCGAGAAGGCCCTCGTGTGGATCAGACTCATCGCCAGGGGCCCCGCGGCCCATGGCAGCCGGATCGTGCGCGACAACGCCGTCACGAAGCTCGCACGGGCCGTCGCCACCCTCGGTTCGCAGGAGTGGCCGCTGAGACTCACGGGCACCACGGAGTACCTCATCGCGGAGCTCGCGCGGATCATGGGGGTGGATGCAGAGCGGGTCGGCCCCGATGAGCTCGTGCTCTCCACGGGAACCGCGGCGGGTTTCATCCAGGCGACCCTCAGGACCACGAGCAACCCCACACTCCTGAAGGCCGGCTACAAGCACAATGTGATTCCCGACACCGCCGAGGCGCTCATCGACATCCGGACCCTCGCGGGCGACGAGGACGCCGTGCTGGCGGAGGTCCAGGCACTCGTCGGTGACGACATCGAGATCGTCGTCATGCACCGTGACATCGGCCTCGAGAACGCCTTCGAGGGCCCACTCGTGACCGCAATGGTCGACGCACTGGGCATCCACGACCCCGGAGCGCCCGTCCTGCCCTATTTGCTTTCGGGCGGAACCGACAACAAGGCGCTGTCCCTGCTCGGCATCAAGGGCTACGGGTTCGCGCCGCTGAAGCTGCCTGCCGACCTGAATTTTCCCGCGCTATTCCACGGCGTGGACGAGCGGGTGCCCCTCGACGCATTAGTCTTTGGCAGGCGGGTTCTGACCGACCTGCTTCTGACCTACTAG
- a CDS encoding histidine phosphatase family protein, whose translation MRLLLIRHGQTPSNVQGLLDTAAPGPGLTELGHRQAAEIPDALSSEHIGGIWVSTLVRTHLTAAPLAASLGLEPVQLPGLHEIAAGELEMRRDHEAVRVYLETVFAWGLGDRSPRMPGGEDGHEFFERFDASIAEVAASGVGTAVVVSHGAAIRVWVAGSAINVPPSYAGEHDIQNTGIIELEGTPESGWNLLAWQGTPIGGSDLIDDDAQDPTGETLEEALDED comes from the coding sequence ATGCGGCTGCTTCTGATCCGGCACGGGCAGACCCCGAGCAACGTCCAGGGTTTGCTCGATACCGCCGCGCCCGGTCCCGGGCTCACGGAGCTCGGACATCGTCAGGCTGCGGAGATTCCGGATGCCCTGAGCTCAGAGCACATCGGCGGAATCTGGGTCTCCACGCTCGTGAGAACCCACCTGACAGCCGCCCCCCTTGCTGCCTCCCTCGGGCTCGAACCGGTGCAACTCCCCGGCCTTCACGAGATCGCCGCAGGCGAGCTCGAGATGCGCCGCGACCACGAGGCGGTGCGCGTCTATCTCGAGACTGTGTTCGCCTGGGGTCTCGGCGACCGGTCGCCACGGATGCCCGGTGGGGAGGACGGCCACGAGTTCTTCGAACGCTTCGATGCGTCGATCGCTGAGGTCGCGGCATCCGGCGTCGGCACCGCGGTCGTGGTCAGTCACGGTGCGGCGATCCGCGTGTGGGTGGCTGGAAGCGCGATCAACGTTCCGCCCTCGTACGCGGGCGAGCACGACATTCAGAACACCGGAATCATCGAGCTCGAGGGCACGCCCGAGTCAGGATGGAACCTCCTCGCGTGGCAGGGCACGCCGATCGGCGGATCCGATCTCATTGACGACGACGCGCAGGACCCGACGGGCGAAACCCTCGAGGAAGCGCTCGACGAGGACTAG
- a CDS encoding GNAT family N-acetyltransferase gives MSKQLTHEPDASRYTLVIDGQLAAVADYRISGDAISFHHTFTQPNLRGRGLAGEVVEFAVDDVEKNSTRRIVPMCWYVADWFEAHPERASLLTR, from the coding sequence GTGAGTAAGCAGCTCACCCACGAGCCCGACGCCAGCCGCTACACCCTGGTGATCGACGGCCAGCTCGCGGCCGTGGCCGACTACCGGATCAGCGGGGACGCGATCTCGTTCCACCACACGTTCACGCAGCCCAACCTCCGCGGCCGCGGCCTCGCTGGGGAGGTCGTCGAGTTCGCCGTGGACGATGTGGAGAAGAACTCCACCCGTCGCATCGTGCCGATGTGCTGGTACGTTGCCGACTGGTTCGAAGCGCATCCCGAGCGCGCCTCGCTGCTCACCCGCTGA
- a CDS encoding glutathione peroxidase: MTTINEIPLTTIDGEPTTLAEYNGKVLMVVNVASRCGLSPQYAQLEELQKTYGDRGFTVLGFPSNQFLQELSSEDAIKEYCSTTWGVTFPMFEKVRLNGKKAHPLYQELTQTPDEAGKAGKVKWNFEKFVITPAGEVHRFRPDVVPTDPKIVSVIEESLP; encoded by the coding sequence GTGACCACAATCAACGAGATCCCCCTCACGACCATCGATGGCGAGCCAACGACGCTCGCCGAGTACAACGGCAAGGTACTGATGGTGGTCAATGTCGCCTCTCGCTGCGGGTTGTCGCCCCAGTACGCCCAGCTCGAGGAGCTGCAGAAGACCTACGGTGACCGCGGATTCACTGTTCTCGGATTCCCCAGTAACCAGTTCCTGCAGGAGCTCAGCAGCGAGGATGCCATCAAGGAGTACTGCTCGACCACGTGGGGCGTCACGTTCCCGATGTTCGAGAAGGTTCGTCTCAACGGCAAGAAGGCGCATCCGCTCTACCAGGAGCTGACCCAGACCCCGGATGAGGCAGGCAAGGCCGGCAAGGTGAAGTGGAACTTCGAGAAGTTCGTGATCACGCCAGCCGGTGAGGTGCACCGGTTCCGTCCCGATGTCGTTCCCACCGACCCCAAGATCGTGTCGGTGATCGAGGAGTCGCTCCCGTGA
- a CDS encoding APC family permease, which yields MTPGPTLARRLGTGDATVIGLGSMLGAGVFAAFTPAAQAAGSGLLVGLVVAAVVALGNATSTAQLAAAYPSSGGAYLYGRERLGAWWGFVAGWSFVIGKIASCAAMALTFAAYAAPEGWERPVAIVAVVALVSINLLGITRTALATRVILIVVLLTLAVVVSSGVASGLPQLSQPLDLLSGGPYGILQSAGLLFFAFAGYARVATLGEEVKDPARVIPRAVVLALAIAMVIYAAVAVTLLGVLGPAGLSTSAEPLSEAAAAAGWGWATPLVRVGAAAASLGALLALIAGIGRTSLAMARHGDLPRWLDAVHPRVHVPHRAEIAVGIVICVLVALVDLRCAVGFSSFGVLTYYLVANAAALSQPREQRRFPRFLAVTGAIGCVVLVVTLPWLSIVAGVAVVASGLVVRSIRVAASKNHRADA from the coding sequence ATGACCCCGGGCCCGACACTCGCCCGCCGACTCGGAACCGGGGATGCCACGGTCATCGGTCTCGGTTCCATGCTCGGTGCGGGGGTCTTCGCGGCGTTCACGCCGGCAGCCCAGGCGGCAGGGTCCGGTCTTCTCGTCGGTCTCGTCGTTGCAGCCGTCGTGGCACTCGGCAACGCGACGTCGACCGCGCAACTTGCAGCGGCCTACCCGAGCTCCGGCGGCGCATATCTCTATGGCCGCGAGCGTCTCGGGGCGTGGTGGGGTTTCGTCGCCGGATGGTCGTTCGTGATCGGAAAGATCGCGAGCTGCGCTGCCATGGCCCTCACCTTCGCGGCCTACGCAGCGCCGGAGGGGTGGGAGCGGCCCGTCGCCATCGTGGCCGTGGTGGCGCTCGTATCCATCAACCTGCTCGGGATCACACGGACGGCACTGGCGACCCGCGTCATCCTGATCGTCGTCCTTCTGACGCTCGCTGTCGTCGTGTCGTCGGGGGTTGCGTCTGGCCTCCCGCAACTCTCACAACCCCTGGATCTGCTCTCCGGTGGCCCGTACGGCATCCTGCAGTCGGCCGGACTGCTGTTCTTCGCCTTCGCTGGCTATGCCCGTGTTGCAACCCTGGGGGAGGAGGTGAAGGATCCGGCCCGGGTGATTCCCCGCGCAGTGGTCCTCGCTCTCGCGATCGCGATGGTGATCTACGCGGCGGTCGCCGTCACGCTTCTCGGGGTGCTGGGCCCGGCTGGACTGTCCACCAGCGCAGAACCGCTCAGTGAAGCGGCTGCTGCTGCTGGGTGGGGATGGGCAACGCCGCTCGTCCGTGTGGGGGCGGCCGCGGCATCCCTCGGCGCACTGCTCGCCCTCATCGCGGGTATCGGTCGTACGAGCCTGGCCATGGCCCGTCACGGCGACCTCCCGCGCTGGCTCGACGCGGTGCACCCGCGCGTGCACGTTCCACACCGCGCCGAGATCGCGGTGGGAATCGTCATCTGCGTCCTCGTCGCGCTCGTCGACCTGCGCTGCGCTGTCGGGTTCTCGTCCTTCGGGGTGCTCACCTACTACCTGGTCGCGAATGCGGCAGCTCTCAGCCAGCCCCGAGAACAACGACGATTCCCGAGGTTCCTCGCCGTGACGGGAGCCATCGGATGCGTCGTGCTCGTCGTGACGCTTCCGTGGTTGTCCATCGTGGCTGGCGTCGCCGTCGTCGCCAGTGGACTTGTCGTGCGATCCATCCGCGTCGCCGCGTCGAAGAACCATCGTGCGGACGCCTAG